The Labilibaculum sp. sequence CATGTAAATAATTCCCAGCACTTCAACAAGGGGTGCTAACCACTCAAACAAAAACCAAAAAGGATATCCCAACAAACCCATGGAACCATATTGTGGAGAAAGAAATATTTTTGAATGATCAGTCAGTGTTTCAATCGTACCACGGGTCCATCTACTTCTCTGTCTGCCAAACACTTTCAAATTCACAGGAGCTTCTGTCCAACACAAAGGATCAGGAACATATTCAATCTTATACTTCTCGCGATTCTCAGACATATATCTTCGAATTCGAACTACCAATTCCATATCCTCACCAATCGAATGCGCATACCCGCCACTTTGTACCACCACTTCCCGGTCGAACATTCCCATTGCACCTGAAATAATAATCAATCCATCGAGCTGAGCCCAAGCCATTCTACCCATTAAAAATGAGCGGGTATATTCCAAAACCTGCATTCTGGCCAAAATATTCCGGGGAACTTTCACATCGGCGATTCTTCCGTTTTCAACCAAACACGAGTTGGCTATCCGAACAACACCACCAGCCGCAATCACCCTTCTGTCGGTTCGTTCCAAGAATGGTTTTACCAATTTCAAAACGGCATCCGGCTCCAAAATAGAATCAGCATCAATAGCCATAAATAAAGCTTTATCCGATACGTTAATTCCTGCATTCAAAGCATCCGCTTTCCCTCCGTTTTCCTTGTCGATAACCACCAAATTGGAATAAGTAGAAAGCATAGATTTATATACTCCTCTCACTTCTTTAGTTGGAATCTCCATGTTAACAGCAAAATTGACCTTCTCCAATTTAAACGCCGTCTGCATCTCCTCAAACGTTGAATCGGTACTCCCGTCATTAATAATAATAACATCAAAATTATTGTAATGAATTGTATAAATGGACTCAATATTATCCACAATGGTTTTAGCCTCGTTAAATGCCGGCACAAGCACCGAAACCGAAGGAGTCAGAGGAGAATCAAGTATAACATTATAGTCCACAAAACTATTTTTCTTCAAATAATAATTCAGAGAAAGTCCGGAAATTATACTCAGGAGTGTGTAACTAAAAATTAAAAGAAATGCATAGGAAATAAAAATCCCATCCAAAAAATAACTTATAAATCTTATAAACTCATCGTAATTCATATTCTTGGATCTAAAACATGACTAATTATCCTATTCAATTCTTCATCCCCGTTTTCTGAAAGTGATTGCAGCTTCACAATACCAGGTTCACCAACAAGCACCAGAGACTTACAGCACTCCATCCTAATTTTAAACTCCTCATCATTAATATTTTCTACAAGAAAGTTCATTTCACTCTCCAAACCCAATTTACCAATCGATCTTATGATATTAATCTGATTAGGAAGTTCCTCTAATAAAAAAAGCTCTTTTAATTTAACAACTGCCTCCTTACTCTCCAAATCAATCAGAGTTTTAATAACCTTTCCTTTTACCAAATCATTGTCATGATTTAGCAACTCCATCACTTTGGGTGCAGCTTCCCTTTGTTTTAAAACGCGTATCATATCCAGACAAAACATCACCACAGAGTCATTCCAGTGATCGAGCCACAGATGAAATTCAGGTATTTCAATTCTCTTTTTGCGAATTAAATCAAAAACATTAATCTGCTCCCAAATGGTGAACGGCTTTTCCTGAGAATCCAAAAAAGCAAAGGGCACAAAAGGAAGCAACTTAATCAATCCCATTTGAGATTCAATCCTAAGAATTTCATTCGGCCTTTTAAGAAACTCCATAATGTTTTTATTCTCACTCTTTACTCTCATGTGACTAAGTTCACGAATCCCTTTAATTTTATGGTGCCATCTTTTACGAAGTTTTCTTACAGAATCCTCATTTAATTTCATGTCCAGATACAACTTTCTAATTTCACTGCTCACCTGCTTACTTTCTGCCGTATCAATTGAAATTAAAACAGCTATCAATATCTTTCTATGAAATTTAGACTTAATACTTTTCAAATCTGCCAATTCCTTCTTCGACAAATCATCGATCAAAAACCGAACAATTAATTTTGAATATTTTTGATGCAATAATTCCATTTTCTTCTTCTGATAAGAAAGGTGTAATTTAGAAAACAGAATAGATGGAAGAAGCAAAGCCAATGCAATAAAGAAAACAAGGATCATGTAAATGATCAGTCTATTCAGCACATTGTATGGAAGCCGTTCAAATGCATAATTTACAATTGACTGGATTCTCTCAATAAATGTCTTTGATAAATCAAAAAATGAGAATACCATTCCCTGAACATGGTCAGCACGCTCGAGTATCTCAATTAAAATTATATATAAAAACTTTATCTCCATCCTACCTCTTAATTTCCAACTCTTTTTTCACCGCTTTTATCCCTTGATCTATAAATGATTTCAAGCCGGAAACAAAAGCTCCGGCACCGTTCACATTTCCAATTTCTGAATGAATATTTGTCTCAAATTCTGTATTGGTATACATTTTATGGATATCACAATAAACAGAATGTCTTATCCTTCCTGCCAAGACTTCAATTTCCTTATTCAAGGCATTAGATATACACTGAAGAAACTGAATGCAAACTTCGTGAATACTATCTAATACTAATTGAAATAATCTGTTCATAAGACATTAAAATTGGTAAGACAACTTCACTGAAAAAGAAAGCACATTTCTCTTTTCATTCACCCGGTACTCTTCCCGTTCATAACCAAATTTAAGCAGGTAAAGCAAACGGTCTGTCCCTAAGCGATCCTGATAAGACAATCTTACTTTTCTACTTTTGTATTTGTACATATCCGGGGACAAAAAATTTCCTCTGGGTTCATCGGGCGAAACACCTGCAGCTAATTCCAGTCCAATGTAATTCTTCGAATCTCTTAAATACCTCCTTGTTGTTAACCAATACGATTGTGAGACATTGCCATTTTTTGGTGTAAGGTAGGTTCGAAAAGAAAACCAGTAATTCCTGTAATATTTTTCCAGCGACGCTGTATAAATATAAATATTCTTATTCCCCGCATCGGAATCGAACTGAAGAAACCGCATGCCTGCAGAGAACCCAAATGCCTCTGGTAATTTATGATACAATTCTGCACCTGCACGATGTTTAGGAAACAAATTATCGGGAGAATATCCATAATTTAAATATGCATAACTTTTTTTAGTCACACGCGGATAGGCATCAATTTCAAATTGTTTCGCGACCCCCCCGGACCAAAAACTTTCACCATCAAAAATCAAATCACCTAAATTGATCTTCCCGATGACAGTACCCCAGCTATTGCGCCGAGCCAATTGAAACGAGCTTAAATGCCACTTTCGATTGTACGGTTCTTTGAAATACTCGTAATCATGCTGATAAACCGCTTTATAAATCATTCTGGATGACTTGTATTTATCCATCAAAGCCAAGCCCTCTTCGCTGCCTGGATTCAGCTCCAATAATTCATCCAAAACAAGCAGCGATTTATCTTCCTCTCCTATATCTTGCAGCAATTTAATTTTCTCAACCAAAAAAGCCTCTTCATTGGGAAAGATAGAAAGACCATACTCACAATAAAAAACTGCTTTATTAGCATCTCCTGCCCATTTTTCCAGATCAATCATGGCAAATATGGCATCACTATTATCAAAATCAAGATCCAAAACCTTTTGCAATTCCTCTCTCCCTGATTTAAAATTTTTATCCCAGGCGAAAGTTCTTCCGATTAATATTCCGGCATCGTAAAACTCAGGATTCTCATTCAAAATCTCATAACAAATCCTTCGGGCTTCTTCCCGATTTCCTGCAAATGCCAATTCCCTCGCCCGTTTAAATTCATCCAAACTATTTTTCTTAGGCACAGAAGATTCCTGGGCCAGTCCGTGCCCAATCATACAGAATAGTAAAAGCGTAACAAGAGATAAAAATTTCAGCATGCAAAATTACAATTTATGTTTATTAAAACTCTTTCTTCAAAAATAAAACACGAATATCTCACTCCAACTATACAATATTAAACTTAATCCACAAACACCACCTCTTGGTCCTTTCTTGCTGATATACTATCCATCACAGTCGACATAAACGGTCGGTAATACTTCCAGAAAAACATTTCCCTGTCTTTAAACTGGTTTGCATTGTAAAATACACGGCTCAATTTATTAACTCCATTAAAGTAGGAAGAATAGATTCCCATTTCATTGTCTGAAAAATCACAGGCAAAATAAATAAATCGATAATCCTGATCGTGTTCCAAAATTGCCGGAAACTTTTTGGGCAAATTAAACTGATCCAATAAAGCCTTTCCTTCCTCATTCACATCTAAATTGAACCATGCCAAAACATGGTTACGCGAATCGGTTGAATTGATATCAAACCAAAATGGATAATATACCGATTCAGGTACATTGTATTGTATTTGTGTACTCAACTCACTTTTCAACACGGGAAAATGTCCGTTTAAATGCCTTTTTGAGTCCAGAATAACGATTCTCTCATTATTATCAACCAAGACTATTCCGGCATTTTTAAAATCATACTCTTTTCTGTAATTCTTTTTATACAAATCCGGTACCCAACGAGGAATTTCCGGATCGAGGACCGTATCTAAAGTAGAGTAATATTTACCAACCCAACCACTCCATTTTACCCCCAGCAATTGTTCTGTTTGTTTTCGAACCAGTTCCGAAGTAGGTGAAGCGAAAAAATTAAACT is a genomic window containing:
- a CDS encoding YaiO family outer membrane beta-barrel protein; protein product: MLKFLSLVTLLLFCMIGHGLAQESSVPKKNSLDEFKRARELAFAGNREEARRICYEILNENPEFYDAGILIGRTFAWDKNFKSGREELQKVLDLDFDNSDAIFAMIDLEKWAGDANKAVFYCEYGLSIFPNEEAFLVEKIKLLQDIGEEDKSLLVLDELLELNPGSEEGLALMDKYKSSRMIYKAVYQHDYEYFKEPYNRKWHLSSFQLARRNSWGTVIGKINLGDLIFDGESFWSGGVAKQFEIDAYPRVTKKSYAYLNYGYSPDNLFPKHRAGAELYHKLPEAFGFSAGMRFLQFDSDAGNKNIYIYTASLEKYYRNYWFSFRTYLTPKNGNVSQSYWLTTRRYLRDSKNYIGLELAAGVSPDEPRGNFLSPDMYKYKSRKVRLSYQDRLGTDRLLYLLKFGYEREEYRVNEKRNVLSFSVKLSYQF
- a CDS encoding glycosyltransferase family 2 protein, which encodes MDYNVILDSPLTPSVSVLVPAFNEAKTIVDNIESIYTIHYNNFDVIIINDGSTDSTFEEMQTAFKLEKVNFAVNMEIPTKEVRGVYKSMLSTYSNLVVIDKENGGKADALNAGINVSDKALFMAIDADSILEPDAVLKLVKPFLERTDRRVIAAGGVVRIANSCLVENGRIADVKVPRNILARMQVLEYTRSFLMGRMAWAQLDGLIIISGAMGMFDREVVVQSGGYAHSIGEDMELVVRIRRYMSENREKYKIEYVPDPLCWTEAPVNLKVFGRQRSRWTRGTIETLTDHSKIFLSPQYGSMGLLGYPFWFLFEWLAPLVEVLGIIYMTVLFFTDNLSLSFILVTSLFVYTFAVFFSTWAILYEELTFHRYERKMDVFRLWIAALLEPFILHPISLFFAVKGNVEYLMGNRSWGKMERKGFLHRNEKIKKKSSRS